TACGCTTCCGGCTTGCCCTTCTTGCCCACATCGGCGGCCTTTTCGTCGCTCTGGTGCAGGTGGTGGGGCAGCGGGTACATGTTGTCGAAGAACTTGCTGTACATCACCCAGCCACCGTACTGGTCGACGGCGTCCTGGCCCAGGAACTCGACCGCGCTGTCGTCCATCGCGTCGCGCAGCGTGACCTTGCTGTTGTCATCGACGTAGATGTAGCTCAGGCCCTCGTCCCAGGGGGTGCCGGGGCCATTATCGGCTGCCGTGGTGGACGAGAACCAGCGCTCGTCGATGCCGCCGCGCTCGCCGCCCAGGGCATACAGGTCGTCCGGGTGCAGGCGCAGCCGCCGCCCCGGTACACAAAACGAGCGGGGCACCCAGGTCGGCGTCAACCGCACGATGCCGCTGCCCTGCTCCAGCGCTTGCTGAACCAACTGCTTATCTGAACCGGCCATGAAGGAACTCCTTCGCATGCATACAATTTACCGCGATACTAACTATGTAAGTATTTTGACGTACGACTTAATGAAGCTGTTTTGAGAACGTTGTTTTGAGAACTCTGGGGCAGAAACGTCCTGCCCCAGAGTGTTTACCTTACGGTGACTTTACTGGCCCAGCTCGCCGATGCGCTCCGCTTCGTTGATGTTGTCAGCGGTGATCAGCTTGGGGGTGAGGTAAACCACGTCGCCTGCTTCGTATTCGCAGCCGCGCAGCTCAAGCACCATGATGCGGACCGCCGTACGGCTCTGGCCGCCGGGGAACTGCTCGATGGTGCCGGTGATGCTGCCGTCCTGGATGCTCTGCAGGGTTTCGGGCAGAGCGTCGAAGCCGAGGATCGCGATCTGGTCTTCGAGGCCGAGGGCGCTCACAGCTTCGTACGCGCCGAGGGCCATGTCGTCGTTGGCCGCGATGATGACATCGGGCGGGGTCTCGAGGCCAGCCAGACCAGCTTCGGTCACGGACAGGGCTTCGTCACGGCTGAAGTTGGCGGTCTGCTCGAAGACGATCGGGTACTGATCCTGCACGGCGTCGAGCACGTTGTGCACGCCCTGGTTGCGGTCGATGGCCGGACCGGCGCCAGGCTGACCCTGCAGGTGGAAGATGGACGCGCCGTCGGGGTAGTTTTCGAGGACCCAGTTGGCCTGCGCCTCACCACCGAGCACGTTGTCCGCGCCGACGTGCGCCAGGATGCCGTCCACGCCTTCGACGCGGCGGTCAATCGTGACCACGGGGATACCGGCTTCCACAGCCTGCTGCACGGCGGGCGCGAGGGCGGCCACGTCCAGCGGGCTGATGATGATGCCGTCCACGCCCTGAACGATGGCGGCTTCGACGTCACCCGTCTGCTTCGGGGCGCTGTTCTGTCCGTCCGCCGTCAGCAGCTCGATGCTGCCGATGGTCGCGGTTTCGTCGTCGATCTGGTTCTGCATGTGGACGAAGAAGGGGAACGCCATGTTCGGCATCGAGCTGAACAGGGTCAGTTCGTCGGTCGACTCGCAGGCTGCGAGGGCTTCTGCGAGCTGAGCTTCAACGCTGGCTTCTTCGGTCGCTTCCGCGCCGCCCAGCTCACCGATGCGCTCCGCTTCGCTGATGTTGTCAGCGGTGATCATCTTCGGCTCAAGCAGCACAACCGATTCTTCCGGTTCGGTGCCGTTGCGCAGGTAGTCGACCAGGATGTTGAGCGCCGTACGGCTCTGGCCGCCGGGGAACTGCTCGATGGTGCCGGTGATGCTGCCGTCCTGGATGCTCTGCAGGGTTTCGGGCAGCGCGTCGAAGCCGAGGATCGCGATCTGGTCTCCGAGGCCGAGGGCGCTCACAGCTTCGTATGCGCCGAGGGCCATGTCGTCGTTGGCCGCGATGATGACATCGGGCGGGGTCTCGAGGCCAGCCAGACCGGCTTCGGTCACGGACAGGGCTTCGTCACGGCTGAAGTTGGCGGTCTGCTCGAAGACGATCGGGTACTGATCCTGCATGGCGTCGAGCACGTTGTGCACGCCCTGGTTGCGGTCGATGCCGGGGCCGGAGCCGGGCTGACCCTGCAGGTGGAAGATGGACGCGCCGTCGGGGTAGTTTTCGAGGACCCAGTTGGCCTGCGCCTCACCACCGAGCACGTTGTCCGCGCCGACGTGCGCCAGGATGCCGTCCACGCCTTCGACGCGGCGGTCAATCGTGACCACGGGGATACCGGCTTCCACAGCCTGTTCCACGGCGGGCGCGAGGGCGGCCACGTCCAGCGGGCTGATGATGATGCCGTCCACGCCCTGAACGATGGCGGCTTCGACGTCACCCGTCTGCTTCGGGGCGCTGTTCTGTCCGTCCGCCGTCAGCATCTCGATGTTGCCCAGCACGTCGGCTTCTGCAGCAATCTGGTTCTGCATGTGGACGAAGAAGGGGAACGCCATGTTCGGCATCGAGCTGAAGATGGTCAGTTCTTCGTCGTCTTGCGCCGCAGCGGGGATTGCCATCATCCCGAAGGCGATAGTAATCATTAACAGGACAGAGAGGAGTTTCTTACTCATGTTAATGCTCCTAAAGGTTAACAGTTGTCCAATCGAGTAAACGGCTTGCGATGTGTGTACCCTTCGACGTGACGCGGTGTCCTCCTTCCGGTTTACGCGCGCCGCTTGGACTTGATGAAGCGGTCGAAAGCGACGGCGACTACGATAATAACCCCAATGATGATTTGCTGGGTGTAAGACGAGACGTTCATCAGCACCAGCCCGTTTTTAAGCACGCCGATCAGCATCGCGCCGATGACCGTGCCAGGGATGCCGCCTTCGCCACCGAACAGGCTCGTGCCACCGATGACCACCGAGGCGATCACGTCCAGCTCATAGCCCTGCCCGGCGACGGCTTCCGCAGAGTTAAGTCGAGCGGCCAGCACAAACCCGGCCATGCCCGAAAAGAAGCCCACAATCGTGTAAACGCTGACCAAAATAAAGTTGACGTTCAGGCCCGAAAGACGCGCGGCTTCGGGGTTGCCGCCCACGGCGTAGACGTGGCGACCATAGCGAGTATAGCGCAGTACGATGTGTGCCAGCACGGCGAAGACGATGAAGACGATGACCGGGACCGGTACCTGGTCCATCACCTTCTCCTGCCCCCAGAAGCGGAAGTCTTCGGTAAAGCCGCTGATGGGGCCGCCATTGGAGAACAGCAGTGCCATGCCACGGAAGATCGACAGGCCGCCCAGCGTCACCACGAAGGGCGGTACGCCGAGCTGGGTAATCGCGAGGCCCTGGACCATACCGCCCGCCGTGCCGACAGCCATCGCCGTCAGCGCCGCCAGCGTTACGCCGTAGCCGACTTCGCCCGCCGTGCTCAGCGAGAGCGTGTTTTCCGTGCCGCCCTTGGCGACAGCGGCGCAGATCAGGCCCGACAGCGCCAGCAGCGAGCCGACCGACAGGTCGATGCCGGAGGTGAGGATCACGAAGGTCATGCCGATGGAGATCAGGCCGGTGATCGAGATCTGACGCATAACGTTGAACAGGTTCAGCGACGACAGGAAGCGCGGCTGCTGGACGCCAAAGACGATCACCAATGCGATCAAGAAGATCAATGGCGCGAACCGGCCCACAAAGTCGATCAGGCTAAACTGTCGGGCTGGGGCTTTAGTCTGTGTAAGGGTTGCTTCACTCATTATTTCTTCCTCAAGAGACTATAGATTGCTGCTCAAGCGCCATGACTTGCATCAGACGTTCTTCGGTGGCCTCTTCGCGCATAAATTCGCCCGTCAGGCGGCCATTGCGGAGGGTGATGATCCGGTCGCTCATGCCGAGGATTTCCGGCAGCTCGGACGAGATCATGATAATGGCGATTCCGTTGCGGGCCATTTCGTCGAGAAGCTGGTGAACCTCGGCCTTGGCGGCGATGTCGATGCCGCGCGTTGGCTCGTCCACAATCAGCACTTGGGGGCTGAGCGCCAGCCAGCGCGCCAGCACGACCTTCTGCTGGTTGCCGCCGCTCAGGTTGCGCACGCGCTGGTCCGGCCCGGACATGCTGATGTTCAGGCTGGTGCGGTACTGCGCGACCATTTGCTGCTCGGCGCGCTCGCGCATGAAGACGCCCCAGCGCAGGTACTTGGGCAGCGACGCGATGCTCATGTTTTCGCGCACGGCCAGCGCCAGGAACAGCGCCTGCTGCTTGCGGTCTTCCGGGACCAGCCCGAGTCCGTAACGGATCGCGTCACGCGGGGAGTTGATCTTGACCGGCTTGCCGCTGACCTCGATCGTGCCGCTGGTGATCGAGTCCGCGCCGAAGATCGCGCGGGCGACTTCTGTCCGGCCCGCGCCCACCAGCCCCGCGACGCCGAGGATCTCGCCGCGATGCACTTCGAACGAAATGTCGTTCAGGACAATCGCGGTGGGATTGCGCGCGTCGGCGGTGCGGCTCAGCCCGGTCACCTTCAAGGCGGTTTCGCCGATTTCGTGGCTGGCTTCGCGCTTGAACAGGTCTTCGACCGAGCGCCCGACCATCATGCGGATGATGTCGTTGAGCGTAATGTTGGCGATGGATTCTCTGCCGACCAGACGACCGTCACGCAGGATGGTCACGTGGTCGCAGATGTTCAACGCCTCTTCGAGGTGGTGCGTGATGAAGATGATACTGATGCCCTGGCTCTTCAGCTCGCGCACGATGTCCATCAATTGCACAACTTCGTTTTCGCTGAGGGCGGCGGTCGGCTCGTCCATGATGATCAGCTTGGACTTCATCGACAGTGCCCGCGCGATCTCGACCATCTGCTGCTCGGCGACGCTGAGCGTGCGCACCAGCCGCATCGGGTCCAGGTTGATGCCCAGGCGGGTGGTGATCTCGCGCGTTTCGCGGCGCATCTGCCGCCAGTTGACGAGCGTCCCCGCTGGGCCTGGCTCGCGCCCGATCAGCACGTTTTCGGCGATGCTCAGGCTGGGAACCAGCGTGAACTCCTGATAGATGGTGACGATGCCCATGTGCTGCGCGTGCTGCGGGCTGCCCACGTTGACTTCGCGCCCATCGAACTCGATCGTGCCGCTGTCGGGCTTGTACGCGCCGGAGAGGATCTTGATCAGGGTGGACTTGCCCGCCCCATTTTCACCCAGCAGGCCGTGCACTTCGCCACGCCCGACTTCCAACATCACGTCGTCGAGGGCCTGAACGCCAAGAAAGGCTTTACTAATGTGCTGCATCTTTAATAAGGATTGCTGCATTGCTCCTCCTCATCCTGCCGCGCATGGTCCCGTCGTGCGACGGACGACCAGGGTGGGCGAGAGAGATATGTGAATCTGTTCGGGCGTTTCACCTATAATCAGCCGGAGCAACAAATCGATCCCGACCTGCGCCATTTCCGCCACCGGCTGCTGGACGGAGGTAAGGGGCGGGTAGAGATAGCGGCTGACGTCGAGGTCGTCAACGCCAATGAGCGACATATCTTCGGGAATGCGCAGGCCCACTTCGCGGATGGCGTGCGCGGCGCCAATCGCCAGGCTGTCGTTGCTGGCGAACACGGCGGTGGGATGCGGCTCACTCTCCAGCAGTTCTTTCATCGCGCGATAGCCTTCGTCGGGCGTCCACAGGCTGGCGCTAAACGAAGTATATTCGTAGTCGAGCTTCAGCTCTTCCACGCAGCGGCGATAGCCTTCCAGGCGGGTCATGGCGGTCAGGGCGTTTTGCGCCCCGCTGAGATGCGCAATCCTACGGTGACCCAGCTCATAGAGGTGCATCATCGCCATGCGCGCGATGGCGATGTTATCGACGCGGCAGTACGCGCCGTCATAGGTGGCGGGCACGCGGTCGATTGCCACCACGGGCAAGGGATAGTCGCGCAGGAGCTGCGAGGTTTCAAGGAACTGCGCCGTCTGAGCGATAAGCAGACCATCGCCCCAGCCGTTGATCATACGTCGCACGCAGTCGGTTTCGCGTGTTTCGTCTTCGTGCGTGTTGAATACCAGGACGCTGTAGCCGTGTTCCCAGGCGACGTCTTCGACGGCGCTGACCATCGCGGCAAAATGGGGATTGGCGAGATTGGGAACGACAAAGCCGATGACTTGAGTGCGGCCAGTGCGCAATCCCTGGGCCATGGGGTGTGGCACGTAGCCCAGGTCGTGAATGGCTTGCTCGACGCGCAGGCGTGTTTCGTCGGAGATGTAGGGCCAGCCGCGCACGACATTGGAGACCGTTGTGACCGATACCCCGGCGCGGTCCGCCACGTCGCGTAATCTAATCTTGGAAAGCATAGTTTAAGCTCTTCAAAGCAACTTTAACGTTTCACAAATCGTTTCACAAAGCATTATAGGGCAAAAATCAGACTGAATCAAGTGGTTGGTGGAACTTTTGAAATGCAAAGATTTGGAATGAAAGGGAACTCAAAAAGCCGGGTCGATCGTGCGATCGGCCCGGCCTGTGGGTGCTAACGCGCGGTGGCGGCTGGCGCGGCGGAGGCAGGGGTCGTGGACTCCCCGGCCCGCAGCCGGAGCGTCCAGTCGCGCAGGACGACCAGAAGTTGGCTGAGCAGCGTGCGGGTCGTTTCGTCGGCCAGACGCCCCTGTTCATCGAACTTCTGCGCGGCCTGTGCGACGAGGAGTTCGGGACGGCGCAGCACCACGTGCACGCCGGTGGCGGTCAGCACGTTGCGCAGATCGTCCTGCGCACGGATGGTGCCCCACAGGCCGCCGGTCGCGCCCATGATTGCGGCGGGCTTGCCGGACAGCGGCGAGCGTCCCGCCGGGCGCGAAGCCCAGTCGAGCGCGTTCTTCAACACGCCGGACATGCTGTGATTGTATTCGGGCGTGGCGACCAACAGTGCGTCCGCGCCGGTGATGGCCTGCTTGAACAGCTCCACCGACGGCGGGCGGACCCCGTCCTGGTCGACGTCGGGGTTATACAGCGGGATGTGCGCCAGATCGAAGATCGACAGCTCCATGCTATCCGGCGTCAGTTCCTGCGCGGCGCGCAGCAGCGCCCTGTTGAGCGAGTTCTTGCGCAGGCTGCCCGCGAAACCCAGCACACGCAGAGTCTGATCGCTGAGCTGGGTGGCTTCCTGGGTGACGAGTGGTGTGTTCATACGCTGGATCCTTATGTTTGTTTTTGTGCAGGCAGAGCGGCGCTCTGCGTTCCTATTCCGGTAGATGTGCCTCGACCAGCGCGCGCATCATTGACTGTGCGAATTCGACCTCGTCCTGGATCACGGCGTGGCCGATGTTGGCGTAGAGCCGGGCCGTGACCTCCGCGCCGAGACCGGCCAGCACCCCCTCGGAGTGCGTGACGTACCTTGCGGGGACGTGCTGGTCGTCCTCGTCGCAACCGATGAAGATCGGCGTACCGTCCAGCGATCCGGGATAGTCGCGCGGGGTGCCCTCCGCGCCGATCAACGCGCCGCTGAGAGCGATCACGCCGCCGAAGCGCTGGGCGTGGCGCGCCGCATATTCGAGCGCCAGACACGCGCCCTGTGAAAAGCCGAGCAGAATCACGCGATCCGGCGAGAAGCCGCGCGCCGCGAGCGTGTGCAGCAGGCTGTCCACGGCGGCCAGCGCCGACGACAGGAACGGTTCGTTGCGCTCCAACGGCTCCAGGAAGCGGTGCGGATACCAGACGTGGTCTGCGGCCTGCGGGGCCCAGTACGCGTAGCCCGGCACGTCGAGGGCCTGGGTCAGCCCCAGGATGCTTTCCGCGCTTGCGCCGCGCCCGTGCAGCATGACCATCACTGCACGGGCGTTTTCAAGGGCTTCACCAGCGGCCAGCACGGGCTGGCCCTGGTGAAGCCCGCGAGACCGTTTCAGTCCGTCAGCCACGGGGATCCCCCTCGACGGACGGCTGGCGCAGCGGCGGCAGCTGCTGCTCGATCACCGCGCGCTGGCTTTCGTACCAGGGCGGCAGCTTGAGCGCCTGCCCCAGCGTTTCCAGCGGCTCGTCGACGGTCATGCCCGGCGGGTCGGTGGCGATTTCGAACAGCACGCCGCCCGGCTCGCGGAAGTAGATCGAGTTGAAGTAGAAGCGCGGCTGCACGGGTGTGACGTTGAGGCCCAGCGCGCGCAGCGACGTCATCCATTCGAGCTGCTGGGCGTCGTCCGGCGTGCGGAACGCGACGTGATGTACTGTGCCGGACCCGCCCACGGCCCATTCGCTGCCGGGCACGCTCATGATCTCGACGCGCGTCCCGATGCCGCCATCTGCGGCGAGGTAGCGGGTGCGGCTGCCTTCTTGCCCCGTGCGCTCGAACCCGAATACTTCCGTTAGCAGCCGTTCGGTTTGCGTGGGATCGCTTTCCCACAACGTGACGCTGTGGAAGCCTCGAATGGCCTGCTCGGACGGTACCGGGCCGTCCCCCCAGGTTGGCAGCGTTTCGACGCCCGGCTGCGGGATCAGCTCCAGCGGCTGGCCGTCCGGGTCCACAAAGGCCAGCACGTCGTCGCCAAAGCGCGCGCTTCGCTCGCCCACGATGACGTCGTGCTCGCGCAGACGCGCGTCCCAGTAGTCCAGCGACCCCGGCGGCACGGCGAACGCGATCGCGCCGGTCTGGCCCGCGCCCTGCTGCCCGCGCCGCGCCCCGGTCCACCCGAAGAACGTCAGCAGCGTGCCGGGCGTGCCGGTTTCGTCGCCATAGTAGAGGTGGTAGGTTCCCGGATCATCAAAGTTGACGGTCTTCTTCACCATCCGCAGCCCTAACACGGTGGTGTAGAAATCGACGTTGCGCTGCACGTCGCCGGTAATCGCGGAGATGTGATGGATGCCGGTGAGTGTTGCCATGCGGTTACCTCGCCTCTCGCTGATCGGTCATTCAGATTGTACTGCACCTTGCGCCGTAACTGCGCACTGATCGCCCGCGATCAGCGGCGCGCAGGTGTCAGGGCTTCTCGTACGGCGGGCGCAACTTCCTGGGCGAAGACCTCGATCTGCCGCAGTTCGTCGCCCGCGACCGGCCAGAACAGGAACGTGTCCTGCCGGTAGTCGCGGTAGTAGCCGACCAGTTCGTCCACCCACTGATCGACCGTGCCGTACAGGTTGCCCGCCGTCAGGCCCGCAGGACGCGTGCCGTTGGGCCGCAGGTCGATCATGCCCATCAGGTTGTAACCCCGGCGGATGGCCGAGGGGGAGCGTCCCGCCTGGGCCGCGCCTTCATCGATGCGGGCGTTAAACTCAGGCAGACGTTCCGGCGGCACATAGGGCCGGGAAATCAACAGGCCGTCCGCCATGCGCCCGGTGAGCCGCAGCATACGCGGACCTATCGCGCCGGTCCACAGGCGGATCGGATGGACCGGGCCGGGGCCGGGCCGCGCGCCGTTCACGCGGTAGTACGTGCCCTGGTAGGTGAACGAGCCGTCGGCGTTGTTCCACATCCCGCGCAGAATGTGCAGCGCTTCTTCAAACGCGGCGTAGGCTTCGCCGGGCGTGCGGACCTCGCCGCCGTAGGCGTGGATGGGGTCCCAGAACGCCCCCGCGCCGACACCCAGGTCCACGCGGCCCCCGCTGATCACGTCCAGCGAGGCGGCCTGCTTGGCGAGCATCGCGGGCGGGCGCAGGGGCAGGTTGGCGACGTTGGTCAACACGTGCACGTGCTCCGTGCGTGCGGCCAGGGCGGACAGCAACGTCCAGGTGTCGAGCATGCCCCGGTTATACGGGTGATCCTGCGCGGCGACGAGATCCAGTCCCGTGCGGTCGGCGACCGCCGCGCGCTCGAAGGCGTCCTGTACGCTGTCCCCGCCGGGATGGATGTTGATCCCAAACAGTGGCGGCAAAGTGTCCGTCATGGTTCCCTCCGGGTAGAAAAACAAGCCGCTGGCAGGGCAGGCCCGGTCCAGCGGCGCAACGTAATCAGGGCCTAACGGCGGTTATGCGCCTGCCGAGGCGGCCTGCTCGCTTTCCTGCTTGACCAGTTCCAGCTCGATGTTGATCTTAATCTCGTCACCGACCAACACACCGCCGGTTTCCAGGCCCTGGTTCCAGGTGAGACCCCAGTCCTTGCGGTTGATCTTGGTGCTGGCGTTGAACCCGGCGCTGGTGGTGCCCCACGGGCTTTTCGCCTGGCCGACGTATTCGACGTCGAGCACGACGGGCTTGGTGACATTGCGCACGGTCAGGTTGCCGTACAGCTTGGCGGCATTGTCGCCAGTGCGCTCGACGCGCGTGCTGTCGAAGATCAGCTTCGGGTAGCTCTCGGCGTCGAGAAAGTCGGCGGAGCGCAGGTGCGTGTCGCGCTGATCCTGGCGCGTGTTGATGCTGGACGGATCGATCTCGACGTGAACGGTCGTGTTTTCCGGGTTGTTCTCGTCCAGATCGACGGTGCCTTCGAACTTGTCGAACATGCCGCGCACGTTCGAAATCATCATGTGGCGAACGGTGAACTGAATAGCCGAATGCGCGTTATCGATTTGCCAAGCCATGAGATCCTCCTACGGATACCCTATACGGTATACATGTGCATTGTCATTATATCAACTGTTTATATATAAACAGTTCCTTCAAAAAAAGAGTCTAGCACTCTTCTTTTTCTTTGCGCAGCGCCCGGTCCAGCTTGGCGAGCAAGACGAGCAGCGTTGCCTGTTCGGCGGGGTTCAGCACTTCCAGGCGGCTGTCAATGTGCGCTTCCAGTACGGGCGCGGCGGCGTCGAACGCGCATTCACCGGCGGGCGTCAGGTACAGGCGGTGCGTCCGGCGATCTTCGGGGT
This sequence is a window from Aggregatilinea lenta. Protein-coding genes within it:
- a CDS encoding substrate-binding domain-containing protein — encoded protein: MSKKLLSVLLMITIAFGMMAIPAAAQDDEELTIFSSMPNMAFPFFVHMQNQIAAEADVLGNIEMLTADGQNSAPKQTGDVEAAIVQGVDGIIISPLDVAALAPAVEQAVEAGIPVVTIDRRVEGVDGILAHVGADNVLGGEAQANWVLENYPDGASIFHLQGQPGSGPGIDRNQGVHNVLDAMQDQYPIVFEQTANFSRDEALSVTEAGLAGLETPPDVIIAANDDMALGAYEAVSALGLGDQIAILGFDALPETLQSIQDGSITGTIEQFPGGQSRTALNILVDYLRNGTEPEESVVLLEPKMITADNISEAERIGELGGAEATEEASVEAQLAEALAACESTDELTLFSSMPNMAFPFFVHMQNQIDDETATIGSIELLTADGQNSAPKQTGDVEAAIVQGVDGIIISPLDVAALAPAVQQAVEAGIPVVTIDRRVEGVDGILAHVGADNVLGGEAQANWVLENYPDGASIFHLQGQPGAGPAIDRNQGVHNVLDAVQDQYPIVFEQTANFSRDEALSVTEAGLAGLETPPDVIIAANDDMALGAYEAVSALGLEDQIAILGFDALPETLQSIQDGSITGTIEQFPGGQSRTAVRIMVLELRGCEYEAGDVVYLTPKLITADNINEAERIGELGQ
- a CDS encoding ABC transporter permease, with the translated sequence MSEATLTQTKAPARQFSLIDFVGRFAPLIFLIALVIVFGVQQPRFLSSLNLFNVMRQISITGLISIGMTFVILTSGIDLSVGSLLALSGLICAAVAKGGTENTLSLSTAGEVGYGVTLAALTAMAVGTAGGMVQGLAITQLGVPPFVVTLGGLSIFRGMALLFSNGGPISGFTEDFRFWGQEKVMDQVPVPVIVFIVFAVLAHIVLRYTRYGRHVYAVGGNPEAARLSGLNVNFILVSVYTIVGFFSGMAGFVLAARLNSAEAVAGQGYELDVIASVVIGGTSLFGGEGGIPGTVIGAMLIGVLKNGLVLMNVSSYTQQIIIGVIIVVAVAFDRFIKSKRRA
- a CDS encoding sugar ABC transporter ATP-binding protein; the encoded protein is MQQSLLKMQHISKAFLGVQALDDVMLEVGRGEVHGLLGENGAGKSTLIKILSGAYKPDSGTIEFDGREVNVGSPQHAQHMGIVTIYQEFTLVPSLSIAENVLIGREPGPAGTLVNWRQMRRETREITTRLGINLDPMRLVRTLSVAEQQMVEIARALSMKSKLIIMDEPTAALSENEVVQLMDIVRELKSQGISIIFITHHLEEALNICDHVTILRDGRLVGRESIANITLNDIIRMMVGRSVEDLFKREASHEIGETALKVTGLSRTADARNPTAIVLNDISFEVHRGEILGVAGLVGAGRTEVARAIFGADSITSGTIEVSGKPVKINSPRDAIRYGLGLVPEDRKQQALFLALAVRENMSIASLPKYLRWGVFMRERAEQQMVAQYRTSLNISMSGPDQRVRNLSGGNQQKVVLARWLALSPQVLIVDEPTRGIDIAAKAEVHQLLDEMARNGIAIIMISSELPEILGMSDRIITLRNGRLTGEFMREEATEERLMQVMALEQQSIVS
- a CDS encoding LacI family DNA-binding transcriptional regulator; the protein is MLSKIRLRDVADRAGVSVTTVSNVVRGWPYISDETRLRVEQAIHDLGYVPHPMAQGLRTGRTQVIGFVVPNLANPHFAAMVSAVEDVAWEHGYSVLVFNTHEDETRETDCVRRMINGWGDGLLIAQTAQFLETSQLLRDYPLPVVAIDRVPATYDGAYCRVDNIAIARMAMMHLYELGHRRIAHLSGAQNALTAMTRLEGYRRCVEELKLDYEYTSFSASLWTPDEGYRAMKELLESEPHPTAVFASNDSLAIGAAHAIREVGLRIPEDMSLIGVDDLDVSRYLYPPLTSVQQPVAEMAQVGIDLLLRLIIGETPEQIHISLSPTLVVRRTTGPCAAG
- a CDS encoding NADPH-dependent FMN reductase — its product is MNTPLVTQEATQLSDQTLRVLGFAGSLRKNSLNRALLRAAQELTPDSMELSIFDLAHIPLYNPDVDQDGVRPPSVELFKQAITGADALLVATPEYNHSMSGVLKNALDWASRPAGRSPLSGKPAAIMGATGGLWGTIRAQDDLRNVLTATGVHVVLRRPELLVAQAAQKFDEQGRLADETTRTLLSQLLVVLRDWTLRLRAGESTTPASAAPAATAR
- a CDS encoding alpha/beta hydrolase, coding for MADGLKRSRGLHQGQPVLAAGEALENARAVMVMLHGRGASAESILGLTQALDVPGYAYWAPQAADHVWYPHRFLEPLERNEPFLSSALAAVDSLLHTLAARGFSPDRVILLGFSQGACLALEYAARHAQRFGGVIALSGALIGAEGTPRDYPGSLDGTPIFIGCDEDDQHVPARYVTHSEGVLAGLGAEVTARLYANIGHAVIQDEVEFAQSMMRALVEAHLPE
- a CDS encoding ring-cleaving dioxygenase; this encodes MATLTGIHHISAITGDVQRNVDFYTTVLGLRMVKKTVNFDDPGTYHLYYGDETGTPGTLLTFFGWTGARRGQQGAGQTGAIAFAVPPGSLDYWDARLREHDVIVGERSARFGDDVLAFVDPDGQPLELIPQPGVETLPTWGDGPVPSEQAIRGFHSVTLWESDPTQTERLLTEVFGFERTGQEGSRTRYLAADGGIGTRVEIMSVPGSEWAVGGSGTVHHVAFRTPDDAQQLEWMTSLRALGLNVTPVQPRFYFNSIYFREPGGVLFEIATDPPGMTVDEPLETLGQALKLPPWYESQRAVIEQQLPPLRQPSVEGDPRG
- a CDS encoding LLM class flavin-dependent oxidoreductase; the protein is MTDTLPPLFGINIHPGGDSVQDAFERAAVADRTGLDLVAAQDHPYNRGMLDTWTLLSALAARTEHVHVLTNVANLPLRPPAMLAKQAASLDVISGGRVDLGVGAGAFWDPIHAYGGEVRTPGEAYAAFEEALHILRGMWNNADGSFTYQGTYYRVNGARPGPGPVHPIRLWTGAIGPRMLRLTGRMADGLLISRPYVPPERLPEFNARIDEGAAQAGRSPSAIRRGYNLMGMIDLRPNGTRPAGLTAGNLYGTVDQWVDELVGYYRDYRQDTFLFWPVAGDELRQIEVFAQEVAPAVREALTPARR
- a CDS encoding YceI family protein, with amino-acid sequence MAWQIDNAHSAIQFTVRHMMISNVRGMFDKFEGTVDLDENNPENTTVHVEIDPSSINTRQDQRDTHLRSADFLDAESYPKLIFDSTRVERTGDNAAKLYGNLTVRNVTKPVVLDVEYVGQAKSPWGTTSAGFNASTKINRKDWGLTWNQGLETGGVLVGDEIKINIELELVKQESEQAASAGA